A single Candidatus Acidulodesulfobacterium acidiphilum DNA region contains:
- the glmU gene encoding UDP-N-acetylglucosamine diphosphorylase/glucosamine-1-phosphate N-acetyltransferase — MINENQVKNLGVIILAGGLGTRMKSENPKALSGLLENPLIFYAIKSLIDAGEKFNSESFDEYSENFGGIKAKIDRIITVIGHKGDLVRQYIENEARFKAKNILFEFAVQEQYLGTGDAVKKGLEVFKDDEKETDVIILPCDMPLITDETFAETVKFHISNNADLTVMSVDVKNPYSYGRILRDKNGRVEKIIEEKELCDYPKKTALIKEINSGVYIVKLNLLKQFINEIKPNNRKKEFYFTDIVDIFYGAGLKTLCFKAGDEEECAGVNSKYDLLNAQKIMQKRLIKNLIEKGVDFISDENIYIGYNVEIGEASIVYPDVFISGKTNIMKNVVLEKGCVIKNSHIMDNATIKSYSVIENAVIMNNAQIGPFARIRPETKISEGAKIGNFVEIKKSSIGRNSKASHLSYIGDSVIGENVNIGAGVITCNYDGEKKHITEIEDGCFIGSDSQLVAPVKVGKNSYVGSGTTVTKSVPEGALAISRAPQKNIEGWVLRKQAGKKTEKD; from the coding sequence ATGATAAATGAAAATCAAGTTAAAAATTTAGGAGTTATTATTTTAGCGGGGGGCTTGGGGACAAGGATGAAATCCGAAAATCCTAAGGCGCTTTCCGGTTTGCTTGAAAATCCGCTAATATTTTATGCTATAAAATCGTTAATAGACGCCGGTGAAAAATTTAATAGCGAATCTTTCGACGAATATAGCGAAAACTTTGGCGGCATAAAAGCTAAAATAGATAGAATAATAACCGTGATAGGACATAAAGGAGATTTGGTAAGGCAATATATAGAAAATGAAGCAAGATTCAAAGCGAAAAATATTTTGTTCGAATTTGCCGTTCAAGAGCAATATCTAGGAACCGGAGATGCAGTCAAAAAAGGGCTGGAAGTTTTTAAGGACGATGAAAAAGAAACGGACGTAATTATTTTGCCTTGCGATATGCCGTTAATAACCGACGAAACTTTTGCAGAAACAGTAAAATTTCATATATCTAATAATGCCGACTTAACGGTTATGTCGGTCGATGTCAAAAATCCATATTCATACGGTAGAATTTTGAGGGATAAAAATGGTCGTGTGGAAAAAATAATAGAAGAGAAAGAATTATGCGATTATCCTAAAAAAACCGCTCTTATAAAAGAAATTAATTCGGGAGTTTACATCGTAAAACTAAATCTTTTAAAGCAGTTTATTAACGAAATTAAACCTAATAACAGAAAAAAAGAGTTTTATTTTACCGATATAGTCGATATATTTTATGGTGCAGGATTAAAAACTTTATGTTTTAAAGCGGGCGACGAGGAAGAATGCGCAGGCGTTAACTCTAAATACGATCTTCTTAATGCGCAAAAGATAATGCAGAAAAGACTTATTAAAAATCTTATCGAAAAAGGCGTCGATTTTATATCCGACGAAAATATTTATATAGGTTATAACGTTGAAATAGGCGAGGCATCGATTGTTTATCCTGACGTTTTTATTTCCGGAAAGACTAATATAATGAAAAATGTGGTTTTAGAAAAAGGATGCGTAATAAAAAATTCTCATATCATGGATAATGCTACTATAAAGAGCTACAGCGTTATAGAAAATGCGGTCATAATGAATAATGCGCAAATAGGCCCTTTTGCAAGAATAAGACCGGAAACAAAAATATCAGAAGGCGCAAAAATAGGCAATTTCGTAGAGATTAAAAAATCTTCTATAGGCAGAAACTCCAAAGCGTCCCATCTTAGCTACATTGGAGATTCCGTTATAGGCGAAAACGTTAATATAGGCGCAGGCGTCATAACATGCAATTACGACGGAGAAAAAAAGCATATTACGGAGATTGAAGACGGATGTTTTATAGGCTCGGATTCTCAGCTTGTCGCGCCTGTCAAGGTCGGTAAAAATTCATACGTCGGTTCGGGAACTACAGTAACTAAAAGCGTTCCCGAAGGCGCGCTTGCAATTTCCAGAGCGCCTCAAAAAAATATCGAAGGCTGGGTTTTGAGAAAACAAGCTGGAAAAAAGACTGAAAAAGACTGA